Proteins from one Victivallis lenta genomic window:
- a CDS encoding toxin-antitoxin system YwqK family antitoxin, with protein MSFHFRCPACNAKLEAEDEWDGLETTCPSCSVQITISKQTEPIPLSSTIASSLPLSKKNLLRNKRILWTAIPVLLVIITGIGFICWGIFGKRSVHRDTLVERDGITYEANSQTPYSGYATDSFANGEKIKFEYKNGKLNGPYISYAASGQIVSIAYYKDGKDQKGIQYYDNGAKRLEYQVHGGASGYGEAISYYPTGELLEKYKYTPYLRLWKEGELIEYYKSGQIKAKKNYENGKLNGEYISYYENGQPETTATYYNDIPRNVVKYHSDGRRK; from the coding sequence ATGTCATTTCATTTCAGGTGTCCCGCATGCAATGCCAAATTAGAAGCCGAGGACGAATGGGACGGTTTGGAAACCACGTGCCCAAGTTGTTCTGTCCAAATCACAATCTCCAAACAAACCGAACCTATTCCACTTTCGTCCACGATTGCTTCCTCCCTTCCTCTATCGAAGAAAAACTTATTACGCAATAAAAGAATTCTGTGGACTGCGATTCCAGTTTTGCTTGTGATTATCACAGGAATAGGATTCATTTGCTGGGGTATATTCGGAAAAAGGAGCGTTCATCGGGATACGTTGGTCGAGAGAGATGGAATAACTTACGAGGCAAATTCTCAGACTCCATACTCCGGTTATGCAACCGACTCTTTTGCAAATGGAGAAAAAATCAAGTTCGAGTATAAAAATGGTAAGCTGAATGGTCCGTATATTTCGTATGCTGCCAGTGGTCAGATTGTCAGCATCGCCTACTACAAAGACGGAAAAGATCAAAAAGGAATTCAATACTATGATAATGGAGCCAAGCGCTTAGAGTATCAAGTGCATGGTGGTGCGAGTGGCTATGGTGAGGCGATTTCTTACTATCCAACAGGTGAATTGCTGGAAAAATATAAATATACTCCATACCTGCGACTTTGGAAAGAAGGTGAACTCATTGAATATTACAAAAGTGGGCAGATCAAAGCCAAAAAAAATTATGAAAATGGTAAGTTAAATGGTGAGTACATTTCTTACTATGAAAATGGACAACCGGAGACTACTGCGACTTATTATAACGACATACCTCGAAATGTTGTGAAGTATCATTCTGACGGCAGAAGAAAGTGA
- a CDS encoding lysozyme inhibitor LprI family protein, translating into MGELRQKFVINACSIFLQCTLLGCTPVPSLELGKRVIAEQEQVITQLEMTGNVGGLVALAEEQVAAALDHKLSKLSQSERIKLLIDQAEWQRLMDRRNSESMGEGSIAPMLRYGREGKRLKNRFTELTVPEEVRQAFIAMRNAPVHFQEKSISLRHGELDFRIPEDKWRDGMLKTETIAQLNIPFCRKMVIGKDTFHIGIIEPTNYGVISSFGMGTESNLSIWKNGGNIANYLVGRKITIQGLSINDRMVKVSFLDKAGVFQQKEFNYQIPNSDSVLINHWTTERIN; encoded by the coding sequence ATGGGAGAATTGCGTCAAAAGTTTGTAATAAATGCTTGTTCTATTTTCCTGCAGTGTACCCTGCTTGGGTGTACCCCGGTTCCATCTTTGGAATTGGGGAAAAGGGTTATAGCGGAACAGGAGCAAGTTATCACGCAACTTGAAATGACCGGAAACGTAGGAGGGCTGGTTGCGCTTGCCGAGGAGCAGGTGGCAGCCGCCCTTGACCATAAACTCTCCAAACTTTCCCAATCTGAACGGATCAAACTGCTCATAGACCAAGCCGAATGGCAACGCCTGATGGATCGCCGCAATTCCGAATCCATGGGAGAAGGTTCGATTGCTCCGATGCTTCGGTATGGACGTGAGGGAAAACGCTTGAAAAATCGGTTTACGGAACTGACCGTTCCTGAGGAGGTACGGCAAGCATTCATTGCCATGCGGAATGCGCCTGTTCACTTTCAGGAGAAAAGTATTTCTTTGCGACACGGCGAACTGGACTTCAGAATACCTGAGGATAAATGGCGGGATGGAATGCTGAAAACTGAAACCATCGCTCAACTTAATATCCCATTTTGTCGGAAGATGGTGATTGGGAAAGACACTTTTCATATTGGAATTATTGAACCGACAAATTATGGCGTAATATCCAGCTTCGGCATGGGAACGGAAAGCAACTTATCCATCTGGAAGAATGGGGGAAATATTGCCAATTACCTCGTTGGTAGAAAAATCACCATTCAAGGACTTTCGATCAATGACAGGATGGTGAAAGTGTCTTTCCTTGATAAAGCAGGAGTGTTTCAGCAGAAGGAATTCAACTATCAGATCCCCAACTCTGACTCCGTTCTGATCAATCATTGGACAACGGAGCGGATCAACTGA
- a CDS encoding recombinase family protein: MRCVIYSRVSTEEQSTDNQLRQLREYADRQGWNVVEEIRDIASGGKSAEERQGLKKVFIMARQRKFDVLLFWSLDRFSREGSRKTLEYLTRLDSYHTKWHSYTEEYISSLGIFSDAIISLMACLAKQERIRISERTKAGLARVKAKGKVLGRPTDVIADTEQIRELRQSGYSLSEISQITGVSKTRVHRLLSA; the protein is encoded by the coding sequence ATGCGTTGTGTTATTTATAGTCGAGTATCAACCGAAGAACAGAGTACAGATAACCAGCTTCGGCAACTTCGGGAATATGCGGATCGGCAAGGTTGGAATGTTGTTGAAGAAATTCGAGACATCGCCTCTGGAGGAAAATCCGCAGAAGAACGCCAAGGACTCAAGAAAGTTTTTATCATGGCAAGGCAACGGAAATTCGATGTTTTGTTATTTTGGTCGTTGGATCGTTTCTCCAGAGAGGGATCAAGAAAGACACTCGAATATTTGACTCGACTCGATAGTTATCACACGAAGTGGCATTCCTATACCGAAGAATACATTTCTTCGTTGGGGATTTTCTCTGATGCCATTATTTCATTAATGGCATGTTTGGCAAAACAGGAACGCATTCGGATTTCAGAAAGAACCAAGGCTGGATTGGCAAGGGTGAAGGCTAAGGGCAAAGTTCTTGGTCGCCCTACTGACGTGATTGCCGACACCGAACAGATCAGAGAACTTCGCCAGAGTGGATATTCTTTATCAGAAATTTCACAAATCACCGGGGTATCAAAAACTCGTGTTCATAGGCTTCTCTCCGCTTGA
- a CDS encoding class II glutamine amidotransferase, whose translation MGKKRRTRKELEALGNMFTSLLQYNERRGRDATGIYIADKNGIGKILKAPISAIHLTESSKYQEAIRSINNKTVTLIGHTRWKTVGTPMVNGNNHPIATERCVGTHNGTIMNHNDLFHEFGWQRTGQVDSEAIFRCADDCIDKRGRLDMGEFSEKLKKFLGTMSFILHNRQEPTMVYIGIGNMPLSLRYNSKLRCLCYSSELMPLVMAGKGYRGWHLQTQSPMTLFRFDIADLMRRDSVPMIFNL comes from the coding sequence TTGGGTAAGAAGCGTCGAACTCGGAAAGAACTGGAGGCTCTCGGCAATATGTTCACTTCGCTCCTTCAATATAATGAGCGTCGTGGTCGTGATGCCACAGGCATTTATATTGCAGATAAAAACGGAATCGGAAAAATTCTGAAAGCTCCTATTTCTGCGATACACCTGACGGAATCATCGAAATATCAGGAGGCGATTCGGAGTATCAACAATAAAACTGTGACTTTGATTGGACATACTCGCTGGAAAACGGTTGGAACGCCTATGGTGAATGGGAACAATCATCCGATTGCTACTGAGCGTTGTGTCGGCACTCATAATGGAACCATCATGAATCATAATGATCTTTTCCATGAGTTCGGTTGGCAGAGGACAGGACAGGTCGATTCTGAGGCAATTTTTCGGTGTGCTGATGATTGCATTGATAAACGGGGAAGACTCGATATGGGGGAATTTTCGGAAAAGCTGAAAAAATTTCTTGGAACCATGTCTTTCATTCTTCACAATCGTCAAGAGCCCACCATGGTCTACATTGGAATCGGCAATATGCCGCTCAGCCTTCGGTATAACTCAAAACTTCGCTGCTTGTGTTACTCGTCCGAACTGATGCCTCTGGTGATGGCGGGGAAAGGATATAGAGGATGGCATCTCCAAACACAATCGCCTATGACACTTTTTCGTTTTGACATCGCTGATTTAATGAGGAGGGATTCTGTCCCAATGATTTTCAATTTATAA
- a CDS encoding amidoligase family protein: MDKIAELSGMRFGVEIETIGISRKDTVSAILTVVGGEIGHEGGSYDKWHCIALDGRKWNAVSDASIGRGNAEIVSPILTYPDDISALQNVIRAIRKNGGKVNSSCGIHVHVDASCLNGRQLGNLAKIVYKQEPLILHALQISEARLNSYTKPMEPSFIENVDKYRPHSIGQLGKLWYKDNDDHHTEHYHSSRYHGVNFHSLFYRGTVEFRWFESTLHAGKVKSYIQYCLLLVNRAREVKFAASKKRCLSMESAKYDMRVHLLRIGAIGDEFKTMRKFLLENMPGCASYKHKPEQKVA; the protein is encoded by the coding sequence ATGGACAAAATTGCAGAGCTCTCAGGAATGAGGTTTGGGGTTGAGATTGAAACTATCGGAATCAGCAGAAAAGACACCGTTTCAGCCATTCTGACAGTGGTTGGCGGCGAGATTGGACATGAAGGCGGCAGCTATGATAAATGGCACTGCATCGCTCTTGACGGTCGTAAATGGAATGCTGTTTCCGATGCTTCGATTGGTCGTGGGAATGCGGAAATTGTCAGTCCGATATTGACTTATCCTGACGACATTTCAGCTCTGCAGAATGTTATTCGGGCGATTCGAAAAAATGGAGGAAAAGTTAATTCGAGCTGTGGAATTCACGTTCATGTGGATGCCTCTTGCTTGAATGGGCGGCAATTGGGGAACCTCGCTAAAATCGTTTATAAGCAAGAGCCGTTGATTCTGCATGCACTCCAAATTTCTGAGGCTCGTTTGAACTCATATACAAAGCCGATGGAACCGTCATTTATTGAGAATGTTGATAAATATCGTCCTCATTCAATTGGGCAACTTGGTAAGCTGTGGTATAAGGATAATGACGACCACCATACAGAACACTACCATAGCTCTCGATACCACGGCGTGAACTTTCATTCTCTCTTTTATAGAGGAACAGTGGAGTTTCGTTGGTTTGAAAGCACTCTCCATGCGGGAAAGGTAAAAAGCTATATTCAATATTGCCTCCTGCTTGTCAACCGTGCAAGAGAAGTGAAATTCGCCGCCTCGAAGAAGCGCTGCCTCTCCATGGAATCGGCAAAATATGACATGAGGGTTCACCTCCTGAGAATCGGAGCCATTGGCGACGAATTCAAGACTATGAGAAAATTCTTGCTTGAGAATATGCCTGGCTGTGCCAGCTACAAGCATAAACCTGAGCAAAAGGTGGCATAA